In the candidate division WOR-3 bacterium genome, one interval contains:
- a CDS encoding UpxY family transcription antiterminator produces MSWFAAYTRCNHERVVNKLLTDKGINTFLPTIIVPSRRKDRKILIKRPLFPNYLFVELDEVRDNWLKTFRTPGLVKICGNGRPMPVPDEEIESIRIFVNSDRNLYPLPYLQVGMRVRVISGPLAGAIGILIKENRKKRRLVVSVELMGQSVAATLFDDEVKPY; encoded by the coding sequence ATGAGCTGGTTTGCAGCATATACGCGGTGTAATCACGAACGCGTCGTCAACAAGCTTCTTACTGATAAAGGAATAAATACCTTTTTACCCACCATCATCGTCCCGAGTCGACGCAAAGACAGAAAAATATTGATCAAAAGACCTCTGTTTCCGAATTATCTATTTGTGGAACTGGATGAAGTGCGGGACAACTGGCTCAAGACATTCCGGACACCCGGCCTGGTCAAGATCTGTGGTAACGGCAGGCCAATGCCTGTCCCTGATGAAGAGATTGAATCAATCAGGATATTTGTAAACAGCGACCGAAATCTCTACCCTCTACCCTATCTTCAGGTCGGCATGCGTGTCCGTGTAATATCAGGACCGCTGGCCGGAGCCATCGGTATTCTCATTAAAGAGAACAGAAAGAAACGGCGCCTTGTGGTCTCAGTGGAATTAATGGGACAATCAGTCGCCGCAACCCTTTTCGACGACG